One part of the Schistocerca piceifrons isolate TAMUIC-IGC-003096 chromosome 7, iqSchPice1.1, whole genome shotgun sequence genome encodes these proteins:
- the LOC124805524 gene encoding G-protein coupled receptor dmsr-1-like: MAAETVLVVSESVVNGTSMNGILMGEVKNVNTTSEPQFCGSGLEHFQAGYKEVHGYLSLFVCIFGSVANSLNIAVLTRREMISPTNSILTGLAVADLLVMVEYVPYALHMYLLRRPRAQTYTYAWAVFVLFHSNFAQVCHTVSILLTVTLAVWRYLAVAHPQRGQIGMPCTLAVVGSAYVLGPLLCTPHYLAFEVAELSEGNATLHFVQMSRLSQAAGGLLSDVNFWVYGVVVKLTPCAALTVLSLRIVAALVETKRRRRQLTVSASSRQQDKERQTDRTTRMLLAVLLLFLVTELPQGVLGLLSGLLGQRFFSECYVPLGELMDALALLNSAVNFILYCSMSRLFRVTFCQLFRPRALDRWIPVQTTAHNGHTGAAATTTNNATQVTQL; the protein is encoded by the coding sequence ATGGCTGCCGAGACAGTTTTAGTGGTTTCCGAGAGTGTCGTGAATGGGACGAGCATGAATGGTATTCTGATGGGCGAAGTGAAAAATGTAAATACGACGTCGGAGCCGCAGTTTTGCGGTTCGGGTCTGGAACATTTCCAAGCAGGCTACAAGGAAGTGCACGGGTACCTCAGCCTCTTCGTCTGCATCTTCGGCTCGGTGGCGAACTCTCTGAACATCGCCGTGCTGACGAGGCGCGAGATGATCTCACCGACCAACAGCATCTTGACGGGACTGGCCGTGGCCGACCTGCTGGTGATGGTGGAGTACGTGCCGTACGCGCTGCACATGTACCTGCTACGGCGGCCACGGGCGCAGACGTACACGTACGCGTGGGCCGTGTTCGTGCTGTTCCACTCCAACTTCGCGCAGGTCTGCCACACGGTGTCGATCCTGCTGACGGTGACGCTGGCCGTGTGGCGCTACCTGGCGGTGGCGCACCCACAGCGCGGCCAGATCGGCATGCCCTGCACGCTGGCCGTGGTCGGCTCGGCGTACGTGCTGGGCCCGCTGCTGTGCACGCCGCACTACCTCGCCTTCGAGGTGGCCGAGCTGTCCGAGGGCAACGCGACGCTCCACTTCGTGCAGATGAGCCGTTTGAGCCAGGCGGCCGGCGGCCTGCTGAGCGACGTCAACTTCTGGGTGTACGGCGTCGTCGTCAAGCTGACGCCGTGCGCAGCACTGACGGTGCTCAGCCTCCGCATCGTCGCCGCGCTGGTGGAGACGAAGCGCCGCCGGCGCCAGCTGACGGTGTCGGCGTCGTCGCGCCAGCAGGACAAGGAGCGCCAGACGGACCGCACGACGCGCATGCTGCTGGCCGTGCTGCTGCTCTTCCTGGTCACCGAGCTGCCCCAGGGCGTGCTGGGCCTCCTCAGCGGGCTGCTCGGCCAGCGCTTCTTCTCCGAGTGCTACGTGCCGCTGGGTGAGCTCATGGACGCGCTCGCGCTACTCAACTCGGCCGTCAACTTCATCCTGTACTGCAGCATGAGTCGGCTGTTCCGCGTCACCTTCTGCCAGCTGTTCCGGCCGCGCGCGCTCGACAGGTGGATCCCGGTGCAGACGACGGCGCACAACGGCCACACcggcgccgccgccaccaccaccaacaacgcGACGCAGGTGACGCAGCTGTAG